The proteins below come from a single Bactrocera tryoni isolate S06 unplaced genomic scaffold, CSIRO_BtryS06_freeze2 scaffold_25, whole genome shotgun sequence genomic window:
- the LOC120780575 gene encoding uncharacterized protein LOC120780575: MVELLQQKPEMAQGFTKCPKEEVAAFWNNMAQELNSVGPPIKDISSWKKVWLDWKAYIKRKLVENKKKQSATGGGINRQHHFNELEEAEITLTALQTSTSGIENTVSIGLPIVADMGNETEADVSMPSVTCSPALSRRTTRPPETSTADLIKEQFNIQKEFQEKIIDKLDDLSTYATSRQSIGNAK, encoded by the exons ATGGTTGAGCTGTTACAGCAAAAACCTGAAATGGCGCAGGGTTTTACCAAGTGCCCTAAAGAAGAAGTGGCAGCTTTTTGGAACAATATGGCCCAAGAACTGAATAGTGTTGGTCCGCCTATCAAGGATATTTCCAGCTGGAAGAAG gTATGGCTTGACTGGAAGGCctatataaaaaggaaattagttgaaaataaaaagaagcaGTCAGCTACTGGTGGCGGCATAAATAGGCAGCACCATTTCAATGAATTGGAGGAAGCGGAGATCACACTAACGGCATTGCAAACAAGCACAAGTGGTATTGAGAATACAGTGAGCATCGGCTTACCTATTGTAGCCGACATGGGCAATGAGACAGAGGCTGACGTATCAATGCCATCAGTGACCTGCAGTCCAGCACTGTCTAGACGTACTACTAGGCCACCGGAAACATCTACAGCCGATTTAATTAAAGAgcaatttaatattcaaaaagaatTTCAAGAAAAGATTATTGATAAGTTGGACGATCTCTCTACGTATGCGACGAGTAGGCAGAGCATTGGAAAtgcaaaatga